In one window of Musa acuminata AAA Group cultivar baxijiao chromosome BXJ3-2, Cavendish_Baxijiao_AAA, whole genome shotgun sequence DNA:
- the LOC135581883 gene encoding PX domain-containing protein EREL1-like isoform X3, with the protein MGKLLSDIDLSRSAPVAGFLELETAARLSFQNENCQLEEPSSPANATAVAPSVPARPLLSASVADYSAVPSISHTVASDICSENIDEISEFGTPKKGKTQVSEASTEPLALIHDLVSSTIAIGDDLMGESSLEQPEDFIRSKLNHGKEYHALERQTIGGNSSRDRIEPISDQNHDKLYGHSRKLSAESIGSDSSSIRGSEVSAAGVTNSIWEVSLDVPDGAEIPNIMDALPHLNTQVLDKAQIVLPIDQRLKLNRVIVNMQQRLVTARTDMEDLIARLNQEMAVKEYLTTKVKDLEVELEATEQKGTENLQQAILIEKERVTQMQWDMDELHRKCTEMEAKLTSEQNEKNHAESEKTTASDETELLLQEVHCKEEELQSMQKCLAELEMKSKVDIKVLVKEVKSLRKSQAELREVLNQSLKEKTDLEVVLHREKQRWSNAKSANEKLLHECRVLHDQLQECNVNFLMDEDDKFTISSSPDDALDLLATSDDRIGLLLAEAQLLARDDEESLLNVVDARTSESSQPLIAENGDISISTDNQIRKMLTDMFIDNVRLRKQVNSVIRCALNTVIKPEESEESHEVPSRNTVLNRFL; encoded by the exons AGCTAGACCCCTTTTAAGTGCTTCCGTCGCTGATTATTCGGCAGTTCCATCTATATCTCACACTGTTGCATCAGATATCTGTAGTGAGAATATAGATGAAATCTCAGAATTTGGAACTCCGAAAAAAGGGAAGACCCAAGTTTCTGAAGCCAGCACTGAACCTCTAGCACTTATTCATGATCTAGTGTCTTCTACAATAGCTATCGGTGATGATCTCATGGGTGAATCATCCCTGGAACAGCCAGAAGATTTCATTAGGAGTAAGTTGAACCACGGGAAAGAGTACCATGCTCTAGAGAGACAAACGATTGGTGGAAATTCATCCAGAGACAGAATAGAGCCCATATCAGATCAGAACCATGATAAACTTTATGGTCATTCTCGAAAGCTCTCTGCTGAAAGCATTGGGAGTGATAGCAGTTCCATAAGAGGCAGTGAAGTATCAGCTGCTGGGGTCACCAATTCAATTTGGGAGGTATCCCTCGATGTTCCTGATGGTGCTGAAATTCCAAATATCATGGATGCACTTCCTCATCTGAATACACAAGTTCTTGATAAGGCACAAATTGTTCTTCCAATTGATCAAAGGCTTAAACTTAATAGAGTTATTGTCAATATGCAACAAAGATTGGTAACAGCAAGAACTGATATGGAGGATCTTATAGCAAGGTTGAATCAAGAAATGGCTGTTAAAGAATATCTTACAACAAAG GTCAAGGATTTAGAGGTAGAACTAGAAGCTACTGAACAGAAAGGTACAGAAAACTTGCAACAAGCCATCTTAATCGAAAAAGAGAGAGTCACACAAATGCAATGGGATATGGATGAACTGCATAGGAAGTGTACAGAAATGGAGGCAAAACTTACATCTGAACAG AATGAAAAGAATCATGCAGAATCGGAGAAAACGACTGCTAGTGATGAAACAGAACTGTTACTGCAGGAGGTACATTGTAAAGAAGAAGAATTGCAGAGTATGCAGAAATGCTTAGCAGAACTTGAAATGAAATCAAAGGTTGACATCAAGGTCCTTGTCAAAGAAGTGAAGTCTCTAAGGAAGTCTCAAGCAGAGCTGAGGGAAGTGCTGAATCAATCTTTAAAAGAGAAAACTGACCTAGAG GTAGTTCTTCATAGAGAAAAGCAAAGATGGTCCAATGCAAAATCAGCAAACGAGAAACTTCTTCATGAATGCAGAGTTCTTCATGATCAGCTTCAAGAGTGCAATGTAAATTTTCTCATGGATGAGGATGACAAATTCACTATTAGTTCTTCACCTGATGATGCTTTAGATCTCCTTGCAACTTCAGATGATCGTATTGGTCTACTTCTTGCAGAG GCTCAACTTCTGGCAAGGGATGATGAAGAATCTCTTTTGAATGTTGTTGATGCCCGAACCAGCGAATCTTCTCAACCTCTGATTGCGGAAAATGGTGATATCTCAATTAGCACAGACAATCAGATAAGAAAAATGCTGACTGATATGTTTATAGATAATGTGAGACTAAGGAAACAGGTAAACTCAGTTATCAGATGTGCCTTGAACACAGTTATAAAACCAGAAGAGAGTGAAGAAAGTCATGAAGTTCCTTCAAGGAACACTGTTCTTAACCGTTTCTTGTAG
- the LOC103972530 gene encoding uncharacterized protein LOC103972530, with translation MPAAVVCGKRSSSIFEDLHLHTPPPASKRARCASGAFLPTPALRLSPLADRDNGENSGEGTNLFAANLAHLRSLFPEMDHQLLERALEESGNDLDSALHSLNDLHLETTKFNLDSSVSKSEIGVETNVQPSTEGVINTNGVDQVASGLSAADVLPKDGSEWVDLFVREMMSATDMDDARSRASRVLESVEKWIMAHATTEALQSFHKENTNLKNQLEVLLKENTILKHAVAIQHGRQKDYNEKSQELQHLRHLVSQYQEQLKTLEFNNYALSVHLKEAQQCNSITGRCNPDVF, from the exons ATGCCTGCCGCAGTGGTCTGTGGGAAGAGGTCTTCTTCCATCTTCGAGGATCTCCACCTCCACACCCCTCCCCCGGCATCCAAGAGGGCCCGCTGTGCCTCCGGTGCCTTCCTCCCTACCCCCGCGCTACGGCTCTCCCCCCTTGCCGACCGGGACAACGGTGAAAACAGCGGCGAGGGTACTAATCTGTTTGCGGCTAATCTTGCTCATCTGCGGTCTCTGTTTCCGGAAATGGACCATCAG CTTCTTGAACGGGCACTTGAAGAATCAGGAAATGACTTGGATTCTGCCTTACACAGCTTGAATGATCTCCATTTAGAAACAACAAAATTTAACTTGGATTCTTCTGTTAGCAAATCTGAAATTGGGGTTGAGACAAATGTTCAGCCTTCAACTGAAG GTGTGATCAACACAAATGGTGTGGATCAAGTTGCTTCAGGTCTATCTGCGGCAGATGTTCTCCCAAAAGATGGATCTGAATGGGTTGACCTGTTTGTGAGAGAGATGATGAGTGCAACTGATATGGATGATGCAAGGTCTCGTGCGTCCAGAGTACTGGAGAGTGTGGAGAAGTGGATAATGGCTCATGCTACAACTGAAGCGCTGCAAAGCTTCCACAAG GAAAACACTAACCTGAAAAATCAGTTGGAGGTGCTGCTTAAAGAGAATACTATTCTGAAGCATGCAGTGGCAATCCAGCATGGTCGCCAGAAAGATTACAATGAGAAAAGCCAGGAGCTGCAGCATCTGAGGCATCTTGTATCGCAGTATCAAGAGCAGTTAAAGACTCTTGAG TTCAATAACTATGCTCTCTCGGTTCATCTGAAAGAGGCTCAGCAATGTAACTCCATTACGGGACGCTGCAATCCAGATGTATTCTGA